A single genomic interval of Nostoc commune NIES-4072 harbors:
- a CDS encoding DUF790 family protein, with amino-acid sequence MLPTDLLMHRQNGEEIIPKRLKIDQKTSELAIELINYFQSAVGKTQGVLERQLTDFEGDSTDYRVKRGLAYILKSSFCTFEVVSPLEPQMLRERVFSLAAKSVSSRESTQVTLSKIADELTQELEREVLLEQVRNGLYADLSENKILTVFDAPTAPDLLNRYNLSQVQGVFYKASQLVLNAHRNVPGEYKLLFRYLKLFQLMAYIEGDADHGFTITIDGPTSLFNPSTRYGLAIAKLIPALLHVTKWSLSSILQTRDVYTNSWKTGRFTLNSECGLVSHYPPGKPYDSMLEASFADKWDALKSGWALEREVDLIPIPGSVMIPDFRLVHPDGRTFLLEIVGYWRPEYLQKKFSQVRRAGRDDLILAISERLNLEKAGVKLNDVPARIVWFKDKLLPKAVLAVMD; translated from the coding sequence ATGTTACCGACAGACTTACTGATGCATCGCCAAAACGGAGAGGAGATCATTCCGAAGAGACTGAAGATTGATCAAAAAACTTCCGAGTTGGCGATTGAGTTAATTAATTACTTTCAATCAGCAGTGGGGAAGACTCAAGGTGTGCTTGAGCGACAACTGACTGATTTTGAAGGAGATTCTACAGATTATCGAGTGAAGCGGGGATTAGCTTATATTCTCAAAAGCAGTTTTTGCACTTTTGAGGTGGTTAGTCCTTTGGAACCACAAATGTTAAGAGAACGGGTGTTTTCGTTGGCTGCAAAATCGGTTTCTAGTCGAGAATCAACACAAGTTACCCTGAGTAAAATTGCTGATGAGCTAACTCAAGAACTTGAACGGGAAGTTTTATTAGAACAGGTTCGGAATGGACTATATGCTGATTTATCTGAAAATAAGATTTTGACTGTTTTTGATGCACCAACAGCGCCAGATTTATTAAATAGATATAATTTATCTCAGGTGCAGGGTGTATTTTATAAAGCCAGTCAACTTGTATTGAATGCTCATCGGAATGTTCCGGGTGAATATAAGCTGTTATTTCGCTATTTAAAGTTGTTTCAATTGATGGCTTATATTGAGGGTGATGCTGACCACGGGTTTACAATTACGATAGATGGGCCAACGAGTTTGTTTAATCCTAGTACACGATATGGGTTAGCGATCGCTAAACTTATTCCCGCTTTACTTCACGTTACTAAATGGAGTCTTTCGTCGATTCTCCAAACCCGCGACGTTTATACAAATAGTTGGAAAACTGGACGTTTTACTCTCAATTCCGAATGTGGTTTGGTATCCCATTATCCACCAGGGAAGCCCTACGATAGTATGCTAGAAGCATCCTTTGCTGATAAATGGGATGCGTTGAAAAGTGGTTGGGCATTAGAGCGAGAAGTGGATTTGATACCAATCCCTGGTAGTGTGATGATTCCCGATTTTCGCTTAGTGCATCCTGATGGACGCACTTTCTTATTAGAAATTGTTGGTTATTGGCGACCAGAATATTTACAAAAGAAGTTTTCTCAAGTGCGACGGGCTGGACGTGATGATTTGATTTTGGCAATTTCCGAGAGACTTAATTTAGAAAAAGCGGGAGTAAAATTAAACGATGTCCCTGCGAGAATTGTTTGGTTTAAAGATAAGTTATTGCCAAAAGCTGTGTTAGCTGTAATGGATTGA
- a CDS encoding type II toxin-antitoxin system VapC family toxin, producing the protein MQTTNSSVFIDTNILVYANLALSPFHIQATERLQALAEQGIDLWISRQTLREYLAAMTRRGDLTGNIPITSLVADVRYFASYFRLVEDNLRKPISDRLD; encoded by the coding sequence ATGCAAACGACTAATAGCTCTGTATTCATCGATACGAATATTTTAGTTTATGCAAATTTAGCTTTGTCGCCATTTCATATACAAGCGACAGAACGACTGCAAGCACTTGCGGAACAAGGTATTGATTTATGGATTAGTCGCCAAACTTTAAGAGAATATTTGGCAGCAATGACAAGACGAGGCGACTTAACCGGGAATATTCCTATTACATCTTTAGTGGCAGATGTACGGTATTTTGCTAGTTATTTTCGCTTGGTTGAAGATAATTTGCGTAAACCCATAAGCGATCGCCTAGACTGA
- a CDS encoding PIN domain-containing protein: protein MIGLDTNILVRYLTKDDEKQWKQAAEIIERGEQCFVANIVLCELVWVLRGNPYQFSKEEISNTIDLMLQCSVFELENRSVAYQALQRFKQGSADFSDYLIGVIAQDYGCNSTATFDRKLRNEKGFDLFE from the coding sequence GTGATTGGACTTGATACAAATATTTTAGTGCGTTACTTGACCAAAGATGATGAAAAGCAGTGGAAGCAAGCTGCTGAAATCATTGAAAGGGGAGAGCAATGTTTTGTTGCTAATATAGTTCTCTGTGAATTAGTCTGGGTTTTGCGCGGGAACCCTTATCAATTTAGTAAGGAAGAAATTAGTAATACCATAGACTTGATGCTGCAATGTTCGGTGTTTGAGTTAGAAAATCGCTCTGTAGCTTATCAAGCATTACAACGATTTAAGCAGGGAAGTGCAGATTTTTCTGACTATTTAATTGGTGTAATCGCTCAAGATTATGGTTGTAATTCAACAGCAACTTTTGACAGAAAGCTGAGAAATGAAAAGGGATTTGATTTATTTGAGTAA
- a CDS encoding AbrB/MazE/SpoVT family DNA-binding domain-containing protein, with protein MASATITSKGQITIPQEIRDYLNLDTGSKVDFVIDENGAVKLIPLQVSIQTLSGFLHRPGMKSATLEEMEVAIQESSSDWT; from the coding sequence ATGGCTAGTGCGACCATCACGAGCAAAGGACAAATAACTATTCCTCAAGAAATTAGGGATTATCTTAATCTGGACACAGGTAGTAAGGTTGATTTTGTCATTGATGAAAATGGAGCAGTCAAACTGATTCCCCTTCAGGTTTCTATCCAAACCTTATCAGGGTTTTTACACCGTCCGGGAATGAAAAGCGCAACTTTAGAAGAAATGGAAGTAGCCATCCAAGAAAGTTCAAGTGATTGGACTTGA